The region agtgcctggaacacaaTAGGTATTAACAACAGGTTGGCAGAAGCAGTGGTGTAAAGGGGTGGCttttaaagatcaagaggaaagaaagagataacTGAGACTTCCCTCCCTATCCTGTTAACCTTCTCCAGGTGTATAATGAGTTCATTCTGCCCTCCGAACGAGATGGATTCCTGAGCCGAATTCGGGAGATTATCCAGCGAGTAGAGACCCTGTTGAAGAGAGACGCTGGCCCTGTGGAGGCTGCTGAAGACACCCTAGACCCCCAGGTCAGACACCTCTGGCCATCTCCAGGGGGAAATCTTTGCTCTAGGGTTCATTACCTAGAAACAGTCCCCTTGAATCTAACTCCTTTATCTCTAGGACCCTAAAACAGTATCTCCTACCCATTTGAGAATGTGATGAAAGCCATGGATCCTTCTCTGTGGAAAATGTGTTCAATGTATActtttaacttattattttgaaataattcagaGCTGTGGAGAGAAATTATAAGAATTACATAAAGAATTctggctgggcacggtagctcacgcctataatcttagcactctgggaggtcgaggagggtggaatgcttgagcccgtgtgtttgaggtggctgtgagctatgataccaaggcactttacccagggtgacagaatgaaactctgtctcaaaaaaaaaaaaaagaaagaaagaaaaaagaattcctagATACCTTTTGTCCAGATTTGCCAATTGTTAAGTATTTTGCCACATTAATgttatcactatttttttctaagcCTCGTGAAAAGGAAGTTGCAGACATCATGCCCTTTTACCTCTAAATGTTTCAGCAcatatgctttttatttcattgtttttccatctgttgttCAGAACACATAAGCACATAAGCTTTTGTATCCCTTGACACTCATGTATGGACTCCTTGAGGTACATGGGTTCTAGCTTAAGAACCCCAGTCTGGGCTTGGCggggtggctcttgcctataatcctagctctggtAAGCCGAAGAGGGTGAATCACCTGAgatcaggtgttcaagaccagattgagcaagagtgagatcctgtctttcctaaaaatagaaaatctaactgGGTATTGTgttggcacttgtagtcccagctactcgggaggctgaggcagatggattgccctgagttcacaggtttgagaccagcctgagaaagagtaagaccctgtctctaaaaaaaatagctgggcattgtggcgggtgcctgtagtcccagctccttggtaggctgaggcaagagaattacttgagcccaagagttggaggttgctgtaagctgtgatgccatggcactctatcgagggtgacaaaatgagactcttgtctccaaaaaaaaaaaaaaagaacccaggtCTGAAACCTTCTAAGTTTTCGCTCTTCCCCACCATGACTATAGGCCCTTTCTTCCTCAGGAGCCAGTGCCATTGCCTGCTCTCCCAGGCCCATCCAGTGGTATGTGGAGTTCTGTTCTTGCTCATCCCAAACCTTAGATTGTCCCTGGGAAGGGCACAGGGCATAGGCTGGCATCCTGGCATTCTCAACACATCCTCCTTCTTATCAGAGTTCCAGAGCAGCACCTCCCTGGAGCAGAGAAGCTGGGCGGCCTTCTGTACCTCTCCATCTTCTCCTGGAACTCCCTTGTCTCCAGAAAGTCCATTTTCCCCTGGAATCCCCATTTCCCCAGCTCCCTTCTCCCCGATCACTTCTCCCTCATGTCATCCCAGCCCCTCTCCATTCTCCCCCATTTCTTGCCAGGTCTCCTCAAGTCACTCTCCACAACCCCCAAGGTCTTTACTTCCTTTCTCCTCCAAGACACCAGAGTTTCCAATCCCATCCTCTCTGTTTCCTCCGAGTTCTCTCCCACCCAGTTCTCCATCTCCATTCCCTCCAGATTGTTCCCAGATCACTCTTAgtcctccttcttttcctccatgCCCTTCCACTTGTCCCCTTCCCTTCACCACAGcagcccctctcctctctctggctAGTGCCTTTTCACTGGCTGTGATGACCGTAGCCCAATCCCTGCTGTCCCCTGCCCCTGGGCTCCTTTCCCAGTCTCCTCCAGCCTGTCTTagtcccctgcccagcctgcccctTCCTACTCCCCTTGTTACTTGTGGCCAAGAGAGCCCTTCACCCCACATAGCTGAAATGGAGAGTGAGGTAAGTAGGAAACCAAGAGGGATGATTAGGGAAGCTCCATTCTGGATCTTTCCTTCCTCATGGACTCACACTTTATAGGCCTGCCCAAATCCTGCTCGGTCACTCCTGAGTGAAGCCAGACTGGCACCCATCTCAGAAGGTAAGGTTGCTGATTACTGACCTTCTGCCCATTATCTCCAACCCACTTTATATCCTGCCACtgatttctctccttccttgtcTCTCTGCAGAGGGAAAGCCTCAGCTTGTTGGGCGTTTCCAAGTGACTTCATCCAAGGAACCTGCTGAGCTTCTTCCTCTACAACCAACATCCCCAACTCTCTCCAGTTCTCTAAAGCTTCCAACCCCTCAGTCGACCTCAGAGAGCTCAGACACAGAGGATAGTGCTGGAGGTGGGCCAGAGACCAGGGAAGCTCTGGCTGAGAGTGACCGTGCAGCCGAGGGACTTGGAGCTGGACTCGAGGAGGAAGGAGATGATGGGAAGGAACCCCAAGTTGGAGACAGCCCTCTACCCCTGAGCCATCCCAGTCCAGTGTGGATGAACTACTCCTACAGCAGCCTTTGTCTGAGCAGCGAAGAGTCAGAAAGTAGTGGTGAGGATGAGGAGTTCTGGGCTGAGCTGCAGAGTCTTCGGCAGAAGTAAGTTTGGGGAGGATGAAGGAACAAAAGGTGAACTTGGGAAAGCAAAGCAAAGTGTATGGCTAGTCCTTTCATGTGCTTGGTGTATCCTCAGGCACTTGTCAGAAGTGGAGGCACTACAGACActacagaaaaaggaaattgagGACTTGTACAGCCGGCTGGGGAAGCAGCCCCCACCGGGTATCGTGGCCCCAGCCGCTATGCTGTCCAGCCGTCAGCGCCGCCTCTCCAAGGGCAGCTTCCCCACCTCCCGCCGCAACAGCCTGCAGCGCTCTGAGCCCCCTGGGCCTGGTGAGACTGCAGTTACCTAGTTCCCATCTTTCCTCTGAGACTGTGTCCTTACCAGCTTGGTTTTCTTCCAGGCCCTGGGAGGTCTGCCCCTTGGTTTGAGGGCACTAGCTGCCCCCCCCCCATTGCCCCTTCCCTCATTCAGTGCTCTCCCTCCCTCGTCCTGCTCCCAGGCATCATGCGAAGAAACTCTCTGAGTGGCAGCAGTACCGGCTCCCAGGAGCAGCGGGCAACCAAGGGGGTGACATTCGCCGGGGATGTTGGCAGGATGGTGAGGGCGGGCCCAAGGGAGGGAGAGCCCAGGGAATGGTAACTTACTGCAGTTTTGCCCTCCTCTCACCTTGGAGGActtcagcattttttcttttccctccagtGAATTCAGAACAGAAGCTATAAACCTCCCTTACACCAGGGCCCACCATGGAGCTTGTGCTCTCAGAATCTGATACTTTTCTGACCAACACAACTCAGCAAGGAAGACCCCAGCACTGACAGGGTAGAAGCCAGGAGCACATGGAAAGTACAAATCCATAATATTGAAAAGCCAAACACGTGGGAACTGTTTGCTGTATGGACGTGTCAGTTCTGCAGCCTCCCATCTTCATCTCCACCCACTCCGCAGCCATGGTCAACCACTAAGCAATCTCACCCAAGCCCAGATGCTTCTAGAGGACCCACTCCCAGCTGACAGTGTGTAGGGCATGTGCTTACACCAGAATTAGCAGCAGCCAATAAAATTGGTGGAAACAGGGACTCTGTGAATCAGTATTTGTCACACTTTAGGAACTTGGGGGCGAAGCCTTGTGGGATGAGAGAGGGGAGGATTTAAAAGGGACTCTCCATTCACaatgggagaggaaggggaggaagctGGGCAGGTCTGTGGGTTGCTGGCACTAGTTCATGAGGAAACTGAAAAGATCAGTGATCCACTTAACCAAGGTAAGATCCCCTGCAGACCCCACCCTAGGCAGGCACCAGTGTAAGTTAAAAGAATGAAGGCTTCGTATCTTTCATCAATTGTCTACTTCTCTCTCTAAAAAGGCAGAAGaggggcgccggacccatataccgagggtggcgggttcaaacccggccccggccaaactgcaaccaaaaatagccaggcgttgtggcagcgcctgtagtcccagctactcgggaggctgaggcaagagaaccacttaagcccaggagttggaggttgctgtgagctgtgtgaggccacggcactctaccgagggccataaagtgagactctgtgtctacaaaaagaataaaaaggcaaaagagtTAATGTTCTTGAGGGTAAAGGACAGAAAAGTGACCTTCCTTCCCCTAAGATGTGGTTCAGTCCCAAACAGCCCAGTGAGCACTCCCTTAAATCAGGTGGAAAGATCTCATGGAAAAAGTAATTCTAGTTAAACATTTATAGGTCCTGGGGCAATGCCACAGCTACTGCCCATGGAGCTTTCCAGCATAAAGTACCATGTAGTCTCTCAGCCCTCACACACTTGCTTGCGTCCAGGAGAGATGACTCAGTTTATTATTCTCAACTTGACCCCACCTTTCCCACTTCAGGCTCCAACACTGTAGAGTTGGTACACCTATCCCCATAACATTTGTGACCCTGGAAGGTGACAGTGGTAAACTGTAAAGTCAGAAACTAAGAAAAACCAAGGAAACAAACTACAAGAAGAGATCAGTGACTGTCAAAGTATGAAGTGGGCCATGTTCCCTTGACAGGGGCCAAATGCATAAGTCCCTGGCTTCTCTGGCTCAATCATCATCCAAGGTTAGTATGAAGGAACGATGCTCTGAGCAGGCTTCAATTTCTACAGGGGTGTGGGGCATCAACCACTATACGAAGCTCCAGCAGGGTGGCGTTGTGCAATGCTCATCCAGATTAGGGTCCTGATGCCCTTGCCAGAGCTCGGGCTCGGGCGGCTTTGGCCTCATCTTCTAGCTCATCTAGGAAACGCTCCTGGGACACCGAGTAGAAGGTGTAACCATCTGGAGAGGTGGGTTCAGGAAATCATTTAGAATATGCACATTCTCTCTTCCTAGACGTGCTCTACTACCCTTGTTACCCTACCATACTCCCAAATCAATGATTCTGGCTTCCGCCCACAGCTCTTTCTCAGCTCTGACCCACAActcttattattaataaatatttaaaaagtacctTAGAATAACAAGGCACAGTTGTACCCAAACCTTAAATGGCTGCCTCAGCCCTCCTAAACAACTCTGTTCCCCTACCCTTAACCCTACATGGGGCTCCTTAAGTCTGGAGCCCGGACGGATACAAATAGCTAATACCAGGGCCCCGATGCCTAGGCCGGTCACGATGTTCCGGGTTCGGCGCTGTGGCAGCGTCTTCTGCCACTGGGCCAGTTGCACCTGCCGCATGAATTGCAGTTGCGCTGGAGTCAGTTTCTCTCGAGTCGGGTCGATGCGCTGAGCGAATGGGGCCTTTCCACTCTTAGCATCATCCACAGGGTCACCAGCTCCCGGCGCCGCCATGCTGCCGCTCCACCTTTCGTAGTCCTGTGGCGCGGAGCTCGCTGGGAAAAGTATTCCTTGGACGCCGCGGGGGAAGCTGGGAATTGTAGTCCACGTGCCTCTTTCCGCGAAGAGCCCGTACTCTTGGCCTGAGGAGAAGGGCGGAGAGAGGCGGGAAGCGCAAGCTTTCTGATTGGCTGACGGATCCGCAGCCGTTGGAGAGGGAAAAAGCTGTGGAAGGCGCGAGGCGGCGGTAGGAATTGGGTTTTACTCCGATTTGAGGCGAAGACAAACACATTGGAAGGGGACGAGGACTCCAGGGTGTGCCGGAAGACTGGGGAGAAGCTAGGGAAGCCGGTTTATGCATCCAGTAAACCGTCCAGGTGTCCCAAGAGGCTGGTGAATATGAACGGACCTGTGAGGCCAAGGTTGGCTTCCCTCAGTGACTTTCAGTTTGGAGTAGTTGCCACTGAGACGATCGAAGACGCTCTGCTTCACTTGGCCCAGCAGAATGAGCAGGCGGTGCAGGAGGCTGCGGGTCGCATGGGCGGCTTCAGGGAGACCCGGATCGTGGGTGTGGCTGCTGGGCAGGGGGACAGGTTTCGGGGAGAGGGCTTGGGGCATCTGTCTTTGACCTTGAGATTCAGTTTATTTTATCCATGCAAAGAATTTTTGTTAATACCTACTGTATGCTAGGTGCCAGG is a window of Nycticebus coucang isolate mNycCou1 chromosome 18, mNycCou1.pri, whole genome shotgun sequence DNA encoding:
- the WNK4 gene encoding serine/threonine-protein kinase WNK4 isoform X3, producing the protein MLKGLQHPNIVRFYDSWKSVLRGQVCIVLVTELMTSGTLKTYLRRFREMKPRVLQRWSRQILRGLHFLHSRVPPILHRDLKCDNVFITGPTGSVKIGDLGLATLKRASFAKSVIGTPEFMAPEMYEEKYDEAVDVYAFGMCMLEMATSEYPYSECQNAAQIYRKVTSGTKPNSFYKVKMPEVKEIIEGCIRTNKNERFTIQDLLAHAFFREERGVHVELAEEDDGEKPGLKLWLRMEDARRGGRPRDNQAIEFLFQLGRDAAEEVAQEMVALGLVCEADYQPVARAVRERVAAIQRKREKLRKARELEALPPEPGPPPAAVPMAPGAPSAFPPEPEEPEADQHQPFLFRHASYSSTTSDCETDGYLSSSGFLDASDPALQSPGRVLSSPAESHLCLPSSFALSIPRSGPGSDFSPGDSYASDAASGLSDVGEGLGQMRRPPGRNIRRRPRSRLRVTSVSDQNDRVVECQLQTHNSKMVTFRFDLDGDSPEEIAAAMVYNEFILPSERDGFLSRIREIIQRVETLLKRDAGPVEAAEDTLDPQEPVPLPALPGPSSEFQSSTSLEQRSWAAFCTSPSSPGTPLSPESPFSPGIPISPAPFSPITSPSCHPSPSPFSPISCQVSSSHSPQPPRSLLPFSSKTPEFPIPSSLFPPSSLPPSSPSPFPPDCSQITLSPPSFPPCPSTCPLPFTTAAPLLSLASAFSLAVMTVAQSLLSPAPGLLSQSPPACLSPLPSLPLPTPLVTCGQESPSPHIAEMESEACPNPARSLLSEARLAPISEEGKPQLVGRFQVTSSKEPAELLPLQPTSPTLSSSLKLPTPQSTSESSDTEDSAGGGPETREALAESDRAAEGLGAGLEEEGDDGKEPQVGDSPLPLSHPSPVWMNYSYSSLCLSSEESESSGEDEEFWAELQSLRQKHLSEVEALQTLQKKEIEDLYSRLGKQPPPGIVAPAAMLSSRQRRLSKGSFPTSRRNSLQRSEPPGPGIMRRNSLSGSSTGSQEQRATKGVTFAGDVGRMVRAGPREGEPREW
- the WNK4 gene encoding serine/threonine-protein kinase WNK4 isoform X4; translation: MKPRVLQRWSRQILRGLHFLHSRVPPILHRDLKCDNVFITGPTGSVKIGDLGLATLKRASFAKSVIGTPEFMAPEMYEEKYDEAVDVYAFGMCMLEMATSEYPYSECQNAAQIYRKVTSGTKPNSFYKVKMPEVKEIIEGCIRTNKNERFTIQDLLAHAFFREERGVHVELAEEDDGEKPGLKLWLRMEDARRGGRPRDNQAIEFLFQLGRDAAEEVAQEMVALGLVCEADYQPVARAVRERVAAIQRKREKLRKARELEALPPEPGPPPAAVPMAPGAPSAFPPEPEEPEADQHQPFLFRHASYSSTTSDCETDGYLSSSGFLDASDPALQSPGRVLSSPAESHLCLPSSFALSIPRSGPGSDFSPGDSYASDAASGLSDVGEGLGQMRRPPGRNIRRRPRSRLRVTSVSDQNDRVVECQLQTHNSKMVTFRFDLDGDSPEEIAAAMVYNEFILPSERDGFLSRIREIIQRVETLLKRDAGPVEAAEDTLDPQEPVPLPALPGPSSEFQSSTSLEQRSWAAFCTSPSSPGTPLSPESPFSPGIPISPAPFSPITSPSCHPSPSPFSPISCQVSSSHSPQPPRSLLPFSSKTPEFPIPSSLFPPSSLPPSSPSPFPPDCSQITLSPPSFPPCPSTCPLPFTTAAPLLSLASAFSLAVMTVAQSLLSPAPGLLSQSPPACLSPLPSLPLPTPLVTCGQESPSPHIAEMESEACPNPARSLLSEARLAPISEEGKPQLVGRFQVTSSKEPAELLPLQPTSPTLSSSLKLPTPQSTSESSDTEDSAGGGPETREALAESDRAAEGLGAGLEEEGDDGKEPQVGDSPLPLSHPSPVWMNYSYSSLCLSSEESESSGEDEEFWAELQSLRQKHLSEVEALQTLQKKEIEDLYSRLGKQPPPGIVAPAAMLSSRQRRLSKGSFPTSRRNSLQRSEPPGPGIMRRNSLSGSSTGSQEQRATKGVTFAGDVGRMVRAGPREGEPREW
- the WNK4 gene encoding serine/threonine-protein kinase WNK4 isoform X5, producing the protein MLRSLIPAVDPTGTPEFMAPEMYEEKYDEAVDVYAFGMCMLEMATSEYPYSECQNAAQIYRKVTSGTKPNSFYKVKMPEVKEIIEGCIRTNKNERFTIQDLLAHAFFREERGVHVELAEEDDGEKPGLKLWLRMEDARRGGRPRDNQAIEFLFQLGRDAAEEVAQEMVALGLVCEADYQPVARAVRERVAAIQRKREKLRKARELEALPPEPGPPPAAVPMAPGAPSAFPPEPEEPEADQHQPFLFRHASYSSTTSDCETDGYLSSSGFLDASDPALQSPGRVLSSPAESHLCLPSSFALSIPRSGPGSDFSPGDSYASDAASGLSDVGEGLGQMRRPPGRNIRRRPRSRLRVTSVSDQNDRVVECQLQTHNSKMVTFRFDLDGDSPEEIAAAMVYNEFILPSERDGFLSRIREIIQRVETLLKRDAGPVEAAEDTLDPQEPVPLPALPGPSSEFQSSTSLEQRSWAAFCTSPSSPGTPLSPESPFSPGIPISPAPFSPITSPSCHPSPSPFSPISCQVSSSHSPQPPRSLLPFSSKTPEFPIPSSLFPPSSLPPSSPSPFPPDCSQITLSPPSFPPCPSTCPLPFTTAAPLLSLASAFSLAVMTVAQSLLSPAPGLLSQSPPACLSPLPSLPLPTPLVTCGQESPSPHIAEMESEACPNPARSLLSEARLAPISEEGKPQLVGRFQVTSSKEPAELLPLQPTSPTLSSSLKLPTPQSTSESSDTEDSAGGGPETREALAESDRAAEGLGAGLEEEGDDGKEPQVGDSPLPLSHPSPVWMNYSYSSLCLSSEESESSGEDEEFWAELQSLRQKHLSEVEALQTLQKKEIEDLYSRLGKQPPPGIVAPAAMLSSRQRRLSKGSFPTSRRNSLQRSEPPGPGIMRRNSLSGSSTGSQEQRATKGVTFAGDVGRMVRAGPREGEPREW
- the LOC128570064 gene encoding cytochrome c oxidase assembly factor 3 homolog, mitochondrial; amino-acid sequence: MAAPGAGDPVDDAKSGKAPFAQRIDPTREKLTPAQLQFMRQVQLAQWQKTLPQRRTRNIVTGLGIGALVLAIYGYTFYSVSQERFLDELEDEAKAARARALARASGP